Within the Anas acuta chromosome 6, bAnaAcu1.1, whole genome shotgun sequence genome, the region AAAAATGCTGTCTGTGCAAGTTATCAAAACAGGTCTCaggttcttgtttttttttttttttttcctctgagtcAGGACTGGAAGCCAGCATATCTTTATTCCTTAAAATAGTCCCATGAGATTAGAGTTCAGATATGATAGAAAGGGAAAACTTTGGGGAGCCTGGTTGCTGTTTACTCCTGAAGACTCCTTCAATGCTTCAAAAATTACTTGCTTGGAGACCTGAGAAGCGAGTGTTTAGTTTCTTGAAGGCTTGAGGTCAATTCTTGGTTTGAGCTGGAAAAGTAATACATCAGTCCCAGCAGTCCAGGTTGTGCCAGgtggatatttaaaaaaaaaaaaaaaaaatcaggccatgTGGAGTCAATGGTATTTCTACATACTCAGCAAAAAAGCCACAGTTTAGGAAAACAGAAGCTTTAGGTACCTGTACATACTCTGTTTATTTTGTCTACTGTGATGAGCAATAGAATATAAAAGGTAGATCTGAAATATGATCAGCAGGATATCATTGTTTCTTGGGAGGTTTTTCATCAAGCACCATCTGGATCTGTGGCAGTGTCTGCGTAAGATCTCTTTGTGTTGTAACGGAATGTAACCAAAGGCCTCATCCAAAATATGCAGTGACAGGCAAGGAATACAGTTAATAGTGCCTGATTTTTGGCTTGTCTGATCTGTCAACAGTGAACATGAAAACTTTGATGTCCTTGATTCGTGCCTTAAAGAGTGTAACACTTAAACCAAGTTGAAGAGTGTTAGTGCTTGAATTGTTGAATCAAACTTGCCTGTACAATTAATTCTTATCCTGGAAAGATATCAAAACATTGTAGTTCTTAGAAGTACAACTTTAACATTTAAGAATTAATCTCGTAACAAACATGCCAGAAGGATGCCGTTAATTGATGTTTTGTTGTCACAGGAGAAAAGGCAGCTCACCATCCTTTTGAAAGCAGTAACTGCTGTTGATGCGATTAGatggaaaaatgtttcacaGTTCACTCTTCACGCTGATACGGTGTCAtaagtgttttctgtttactCGTGCTGTCCATTTTTGTCAAGAGTCTGAGTCTCTTGGTGcgtttgctatttttttctgactgtttGATTAGGAGTTagtataaaaacatatttccaaTTTCTGCATGTTATCTTTTCAAATGATCCTTCTCatgttctttgtgtttcttccattttaacTTCTTGCGTGCAGACAGCCTATGACAATTGTATGTTACTATTTTCACACACACAGGAAGTACCTTGAATAATTTGAATTTAATACAGCAGCCATCATATTGTCCAAGGAAAATAAGTGTTGGATTTTGATTACagatttttgaaatgttttgttttgttttcaggaagcAAAGCCTTCAGCTGAGGACTTAGGAGATAAGAAAGAGGGGGAATACATTAAACTCAAAGTCATTGGGCAGGTGAGTGTTTATATAACTGACATTTGGTAGATGCTGTGAATTTCTGAGTTATAGAAATGAACAGATGGAAGTTAATACTTTCAGTTCTCCAATGCTGATCTTCCCCTCCAACCTCCAAAAAAAGCTATTTACCAGTTGCTGGCAATGTGTGTTAGCATACTCTTAGTTTCAGGTCTTTGGAGTTCACGTACCCTAACTATGAGGTCAACTCTCCTAGATAGGAATAGAAAGAAGATTCTGTTGGTAGGCTTGTGGGTAATAAGTGGTGAATCACAAGTCTGAATTTAAGTTGTTTGAGTAGATGTCCAGATACTTCTTGAACACAATTCCTTCTCTGCAAAGAACCCCTAAATCATTTGATTCGactcagttttgtttgttagaATACTGGTGTGGTTGCTAGGCTGTTGACTGGAGACAGATGACATAGAGTAGGGCTAACATAAACTAACTACTTGCTGGTTTAATCAGCAATGACAAGAACACGTTCAAAAGCTAAATGTGACCCACGAGATTTTTGTGCAAAGCCTTTTGTCATCTGTTTTATCTGTGGCCATTTTGACAGACGTAGTTATTCATACTTTATAGCTGGTAGAAAGGACTAAGGAGTAATGAAAcataagtttttgttttaggTTAGTGTTATGTTGCCAAGTCAGCCTGTATCCTAACTTCTGGATAATTGCTGTAATTGATCAAGGTTTCACATATATTTGAAATGCAAGTTTTAACTTGTCTTTTGGAATCTTAAAGCAGAATTCCCCTGCACATGTAGGTTTGGATTTTCTACGAGTATCAGCTGGTTAAAGATGGGAGCACAGACTGAAACAAGTATGGTATTTAGTACTTTTAAATCCAAAGATGTCTGTAGTGAGCTGAAGGTTATGTTATGCCacctgttttaaaatagaactTCCTGTGAAAGTAATTAATTCAGTGCATAATATGAACCTCTAGGATGACTTAGCCACTGAGGTATGCCCAGGGATAGTTAAAATTGTGTAATGAATGGTTAAACTGTTCAGTGCTAGTTTTATGTAAGTTTTTCTCAATGATGGTCTTAAAATGAATATAGATAAAATATGTAGTTACTAGAAAgagtaacttttttcttttctgttcttagGACAGCAGTGAAATTCACTTCAAGGTGAAAATGACAACGCACCTCAAGAAACTCAAAGAATCGTACTGTCAAAGACAGGTTTGTGAAACAATGATTCTGAATATATAATGGCTGAGCCGAAGGTGTAGAAGTTACCTTTTAAAATGCCTAGACAGGAGTTTATAGTTACTTTAAAATCTTCCTGATTCAAATGAAATTCCCTTAAAGCTGTGGAAGACTGCAGCTTAAGATGAGGGCAGCCTTAGACACTGTTACTATCATTAATACGGTAATCAATTAATGCTGCCCATTATGCCCTAAATGGAAGAAATACACAATATTAATGGTTGATGTAGGTAACTACTGTTCCAGGACAATAACTGTAACTTCACTTCCAGGTTCTGTGGCAGATACTGTGGATTCACTGCTGCTATTTCCAGCAGCCCTGGCCTAGTTTGCCTCCAGCTTTGGGGATAGATGCCTTGTGCGGCCTTTCCTTGAGCACTTCTGTTTTAGTTCActttgtatatattatatacgATTATATTCAGATATAATCGcatgaaattcttttttattttaatactttgaTACAAATTGAACTTGTCAATTCTGTAGGAATACCTTGTTCATGTtagattttcagtgtttttatgcTGATATCTGCATGCTGCTATATGGTTTGCTATCCTattagaggagaaaataaaagattaaacaCCAAATACTTGTAGCCACATATGAATTCTTAAAGTTGGGATTCATCAAAGAACTTGAGAACAGATACCGGAAATTATTCATGCAGGACACTGACTGATGGAAATGCATGTGTGTGGATTACTTTTGAGAAATACATGCTTCAACAGACACGGCTAAATCTGTCTCCTGGGCTGAATTCTGGAGAGTTGCTGTTTTTGCTATCAAGTAATCTTTCTCTTAGAGGAACCACCAGCGTTTCTTCCAAATTAGCCAAGAGGGATTGTTGGAGCAGTGTGAAgagcttctccttccttcctatGAATTGTTATGCCTAAAAATTTGCAAGCAATACTTGAGATGTAATTGATGCCCAAAACAGGTCATATTTCACTTGGGTTTATGCTCATCAAGTAagtgaaagaagaggaaaaggagaggtgTTCAGTTTACTTACTGAAGTATGGTATTCAGTTTTAATAGAAGTGCACTGTACAAAACAAAGATGAGGAAACTTCTC harbors:
- the SUMO1 gene encoding small ubiquitin-related modifier 1, which encodes MSDQEAKPSAEDLGDKKEGEYIKLKVIGQDSSEIHFKVKMTTHLKKLKESYCQRQGVPMNSLRFLFEGQRITDNHTPKELGMEEEDVIEVYQEQTGGHSTV